The Amycolatopsis sp. QT-25 genomic sequence AACTCGTTCACCGCGTCGACCAGCCCGGAAGCGGTCTCGTCGGAGAACTTGCCCGACTCGCGGATGTCCTTGAGGAGCTCGCCGTGCTTACGACGGGCGGAGTCGATGAACTCTTGGCTGAAGCGGCGCACGTCCTCGGTCGGAACCGAGTCGAAGTGCCCGTTGGTACCGAGGTACACCGTGACGACCTGCTCCTCGACCGGGATCGGGGAGTACTGCGGCTGCTTGAGCACCTCGTACAGGCGGGCACCACGCTCGAGCTGCGCCTTCGACGCGTCGTCGAGGTCCGAGGCGAAGGCCGCGAAGGCCTCCAGCTCGCGGTACTGCGACAGGTCGATACGGAGCGAACCCGAAACCGACTTCATCGCCTTGACCTGCGCGGCACCACCCACGCGGGAAACCGAGATACCCACGTCGATGGCCGGGCGCTGACCGGCGTTGAACAGGTCCGACTGGAAGAAGCACTGACCGTCGGTGATCGAGATGACGTTGGTCGGGATGTAGGCCGACACGTCGTTCGCCTTGGTCTCGATGATCGGGAGACCGGTCAGCGAACCCGCGCCCAGCTCGTCCGAGAGCTTCGCGCAACGCTCGAGGAGACGGGAGTGCAAGTAGAAGACGTCGCCGGGGAAGGCTTCACGGCCCGGCGGGCGGCGCAGCAGCAGCGAGATCGCGCGGTACGCGTCGGCCTGCTTGGTCAGGTCGTCGAACACGATGAGGACGTGCTTGCCCTCGTACATCCAGTGCTGGCCGATGGCCGAGCCGGTGTACGGCGCGATCCACTTGAAGCCGGCGGAGTCCGACGCGGGGGCCGCGACGATGGTGGTGTACTCCATCGCGCCGGCGTCCTCGAGGGACTTCTTGACCGCGGCGATCGTGGAGCCCTTCTGGCCGACCGCGACGTAGATGCAGCGAACCTGCTTCGACGGGTCGCCGGAGTCCCAGTTGGCCTTCTGGTTGATGATCGTGTCCACCGCGACGGCCGTCTTACCGGTCTTGCGGTCACCGATGATCAGCTGACGCTGGCCACGGCCGATCGGGGTCATCGCGTCGATCGCGGTGATACCGGTCTGCAGCGGCTCCGACACCGGCTGGCGCTCGACCACCGAAGCGGCCTTGACCTCCAGCGGGCGGCGGCCGGTGGTCTCGATCTCGCCGAGGCCGTCGATCGGGGCGCCCAGCGGGTTCACGACGCGGCCGAGGTAGCCCTCGCCGACCGGAACCGAAAGGACCTGCCCGGTCCGCTTGACTTCCTGACCTTCGACGACGGTCTCGAAGTCACCGAGGATCGCGGCACCGATGGAGCGCGCGTCCAGGTTCAGCGCCACCCCGAGGACTCCGCCGGGGAACTCGAGCAGTTCGTTGGCCATCGCCGAGGGAAGGCCCTCGACGTGGGCGATGCCGTCACCGGCGTCGATGACGACGCCAACTTCTTCCCGGCTCACGTCCGGGGCGTAACTCGAGACGTAGTTCTCGATCGCGCTACGGATCTCATCCGAGGAGATCGTCAGCTCCGCCATTTCAATCCCGCTCTCGCTTCGTTCGTGCCAGTGTGCAAAGTCGTTGTTGTGGGTCAGCCGGCCAGACTGGATTTCCCCCGCCCCCTGCGGGGCCCACCCCCGGCCCGCGGCTAACCGGCGAGTCGCCGCCGTAGCGCGTCCAGCCTGCCCGCGGTGCTGCCGTCGATGACCTCGTCGCCGACGCGGACGACGAGTCCGCCGCCCAGTGACGGGTCGACCTCGACGTGCAGCGCGAGCTGCCGCCCGTACAGGGCGTTGAGCTTCTCGCTCAGCCGAGCCTGCTGCTCGTCGGACAGCGCGCTCGCGCTGGTCACCTGGGCGACCGAGCGCTGACGGCGTTCCGCGGCCAGCTGGACCAGCCGCTCGAGGGCGTTGCCGACTCCACGGCCCTTGGCGCGCAGGACGACCTGCTCGACGAGGGTCTTGGTGACCACGTCCACCTTGTCGGCGAACAGGGTGCGGACGAGGGTCCGCTTCGCCTCGGGGGGAGCGGTCAGGTCGGACAGGGCCTGTTCGAGCTCCGGTGCACCCGCAACGATACGAGTGACCCGGAACAGCTGGTCTTCGACAGCGTCGATGTTCCCGGACTTCTCCGCACTGGTGAGCAGCGCCGAGCGGCCGAGGGCCTCGAGCCCGTCGGTCAGTTCGCGCGGGCTCGACCAGCGGCTGCCCGCCACGGAGTCGAGCACCTGCAGGGCCGGCTCGGACACCTTGCCCGCGAGAATCCCGCGAGCGAGGCCGATCCGGGCTTCGGGCGTGGCCGAACCGTCGGCGACGGCCCGGCGCAGGCCGATCTCCCGGTCCAGCAGGGCGACGACCGAAAGCAGCTCGTCGCCGACCGTCGCCGGGTCGGTACCCGCGGCGGCCAACACCTCGCCGAGACGATTCTCGGCGAGGTCGAGCGCTTCACGGCTCGCAGCATGCAGCGTCATTCTGGTCTACTTTCCCGCTCCGAGACCGGCACCGTTGGTACCGGCGGTCTCCAATTCGGCCAGGAACCGGTCCACGGTGCCGTGGCGGCGCGCGTCGTCCGCGAGCGACTCGCCGACGATGCGGCTGGCCAGCTCGACGGAGTTACGGCCGAGTTCGGCGCGCAGCTCGGCGATGATCTGCGCCTTCTGGGCCTGCAGCTGGGCCTGCCCCTGGGCGACGATGCGCTGGGACTCGGCCTCCGCCTCGGTGCGAAGCTCCGCCTTGATCTGCTCGGCTTCGAGCCGGGCGTCGTCGCGGATCTTCGCGGCCTCGGAACGGGCTTCCGCCAGCTGCGCCTTGTACTGCGCAAGGTTTTCTTCGGCTTCGGCCTGCGCCTTCTCGGCTCGCTCGATGCCACCCTCGATCAGCTTGGTCCGCTCTTCGTAGGCCGTCTCGAATCGCGGGACGACGTACTTCTTCAGAACGAACAGCAGCAGAAGGAAGGCGACGAATCCGAGGATGAGCTCGGGAATGTGCGGCACGATCGGGTTGGGCACCTCTTCGGCGGCCAACACCAATTCGGTCTTCAGCACAACGTCTCCTTAAAGCGAGTTGAGTTGGGAAAACTCAGCCGACGGAGGCGAGGAAGTAGATAACGATACCGATCAGCGCCAGCACCTCGGTCAGCACGAAGGTCGAGAAGGCGATGCTCTGCAGCTTGCCCTGCGCCTCCGGCTGACGGGCGGTGCCGTTGATGACCGCGGCGAAGATCAGACCCACACCGATGCCGGGGCCGATCGCGCCGAGGCCGTAACCGATGGCGGCGAGACCCGGGTTGATGTTGACAGCGGCCTCGGCAGCCTGCGCAAGAACGATGTTGCTCACGTGCGTTTCCCTTCAAACTCGGTCCGCGCGACTCACGCGGATCGGGGGCTTTGGTGTTTCTCAGTGCTCCGACGCCAGCGCGGCGCCGATGTAGCCTGCGGACAGCAGTGCGAAAATGTATGCCTGCAGGACCTGGATGAATGCCTCCAGGAACGTCATCGCGATGGCGAACAGGAACGCCACCGGCGACGCGGCCTTGACGATGCCTTCACCGTCGGTCAGCAGGAAGCTCCCGCCGAGCGTGAAGACCATGATGATGAGGTGACCGGCGAACATCGCGGCGAAGACCCGGATGGCCAGCGTGGCCGGTGCGATGAAGAACTTCTGCGCGAACTCGATGGTGGAGTACAGCGGCAGAACGAATCCGGGAATGCCCGCCGGCGCCAGTTCCTTCTTCAGGTAACCCTTGAAGCCGTGGCGTTTGAACCCGACGTAGTGGTACACCGGGTAAACGACAAGGAACGCGAGAGCGACCGGGAAGCCGATTCGCGCCATCGTCGGGAACTGGAAGAACGGGATGATCCCGAAGATGTTGTTCACCAGCACGAAGCTGAACAGACCCAGGATCAGCGGAATGAACGGCTTGAAGTCGGCAGAGCCGATCTGTTCCCGCGCGATGTTGTTGCGGCCGAAGTTGTAAATCGACTCGGCGATGAACTGTCCCTTACCCGGGACGACCTTCAGCCTGCGCGACGACACCATGAAGTAGGTGACGAGGATGATCAGGGAGATGACCACCAGCAACATCGGCTTGGTGAAGCTCAACCAATAGCCGGAGCCGAACAACGGCGGTAGGTTGAAGTCTTTGACGCCAGGCGGCGTGAACTCCGCACCCTCGGCTAGTACCAGCGCGCCCACTGGGCTCCTTCCGGTTCTCCCGGCCGGCGTTCACTCCGCCGGGGGAATCGTCACGATCTGGACTTAACGTACCCGACACGTATCGGGCCGTCGGAGGCGGCCACCCCACGATGTGCTGAACACGGTTTCACGTTCCGCGCACGAGGATTCTCGATGCAGTGCTCCCGGGAGACAAACGCCTGCCAGCGGGTAAGAGGGACGAATCAACGCCGTCGCCACACTGCTGTTCGGGGTTCGTCATCGGGAGCCGGCAGCCGA encodes the following:
- a CDS encoding F0F1 ATP synthase subunit B gives rise to the protein MLKTELVLAAEEVPNPIVPHIPELILGFVAFLLLLFVLKKYVVPRFETAYEERTKLIEGGIERAEKAQAEAEENLAQYKAQLAEARSEAAKIRDDARLEAEQIKAELRTEAEAESQRIVAQGQAQLQAQKAQIIAELRAELGRNSVELASRIVGESLADDARRHGTVDRFLAELETAGTNGAGLGAGK
- the atpA gene encoding F0F1 ATP synthase subunit alpha; translated protein: MAELTISSDEIRSAIENYVSSYAPDVSREEVGVVIDAGDGIAHVEGLPSAMANELLEFPGGVLGVALNLDARSIGAAILGDFETVVEGQEVKRTGQVLSVPVGEGYLGRVVNPLGAPIDGLGEIETTGRRPLEVKAASVVERQPVSEPLQTGITAIDAMTPIGRGQRQLIIGDRKTGKTAVAVDTIINQKANWDSGDPSKQVRCIYVAVGQKGSTIAAVKKSLEDAGAMEYTTIVAAPASDSAGFKWIAPYTGSAIGQHWMYEGKHVLIVFDDLTKQADAYRAISLLLRRPPGREAFPGDVFYLHSRLLERCAKLSDELGAGSLTGLPIIETKANDVSAYIPTNVISITDGQCFFQSDLFNAGQRPAIDVGISVSRVGGAAQVKAMKSVSGSLRIDLSQYRELEAFAAFASDLDDASKAQLERGARLYEVLKQPQYSPIPVEEQVVTVYLGTNGHFDSVPTEDVRRFSQEFIDSARRKHGELLKDIRESGKFSDETASGLVDAVNEFKREFTTAEGKSLLEVSDAMDAEKVGQETVKVNKPAPKK
- a CDS encoding F0F1 ATP synthase subunit delta, encoding MTLHAASREALDLAENRLGEVLAAAGTDPATVGDELLSVVALLDREIGLRRAVADGSATPEARIGLARGILAGKVSEPALQVLDSVAGSRWSSPRELTDGLEALGRSALLTSAEKSGNIDAVEDQLFRVTRIVAGAPELEQALSDLTAPPEAKRTLVRTLFADKVDVVTKTLVEQVVLRAKGRGVGNALERLVQLAAERRQRSVAQVTSASALSDEQQARLSEKLNALYGRQLALHVEVDPSLGGGLVVRVGDEVIDGSTAGRLDALRRRLAG
- the atpB gene encoding F0F1 ATP synthase subunit A, which codes for MGALVLAEGAEFTPPGVKDFNLPPLFGSGYWLSFTKPMLLVVISLIILVTYFMVSSRRLKVVPGKGQFIAESIYNFGRNNIAREQIGSADFKPFIPLILGLFSFVLVNNIFGIIPFFQFPTMARIGFPVALAFLVVYPVYHYVGFKRHGFKGYLKKELAPAGIPGFVLPLYSTIEFAQKFFIAPATLAIRVFAAMFAGHLIIMVFTLGGSFLLTDGEGIVKAASPVAFLFAIAMTFLEAFIQVLQAYIFALLSAGYIGAALASEH
- a CDS encoding ATP F0F1 synthase subunit C, whose translation is MSNIVLAQAAEAAVNINPGLAAIGYGLGAIGPGIGVGLIFAAVINGTARQPEAQGKLQSIAFSTFVLTEVLALIGIVIYFLASVG